One Streptomyces lincolnensis genomic region harbors:
- the nuoH gene encoding NADH-quinone oxidoreductase subunit NuoH has translation MSPSLAAEDLSMFGTDPWWLVVIKAVFCFAFLMVTVLFSIVWERKVVAWMQLRVGPNRHGPWGMLQSLADGIKLMLKEDVIVKRADKVVYVLAPIVAAIPAFMAIAVIPFGPAGNEISIFGHRTAMQLTDLPIAMLYILAVASVGIYGIVLAGWSSGSTYPLLGGLRSCAQMISYEIAMGAAFASVFLYSGSMSTSTIVEAQQDRWYVVLLPVSFLIYIVTMVGETNRAPFDMPESEGDLVGGFNTEYSSIKFAMFMLAEYVNMVTVSAVSVTLFLGGWRAPWPISTFWEGANHGWWPLLWFVIKVQLLLFFFIWLRGTLPRVRYDQLMKLGWKVLIPVSLVWLMLVATVRTLRNENYDFADIALYIGGGVLALLLLSFVADMFREKAKAGERPVEEPAGFDPLAGGFPVPPLPGQELPPVPRRRSHRERELIVSGGPDTQSDGSLDGKEASDG, from the coding sequence ATGAGCCCGTCCCTCGCCGCAGAAGACCTCTCGATGTTCGGCACCGACCCCTGGTGGCTGGTCGTCATCAAGGCGGTGTTCTGCTTCGCCTTCCTGATGGTGACCGTGCTGTTCTCCATCGTCTGGGAGCGCAAGGTCGTCGCCTGGATGCAGCTGCGCGTCGGCCCCAACCGGCACGGCCCCTGGGGCATGCTCCAGTCGCTCGCCGACGGCATCAAGCTGATGCTCAAGGAAGACGTCATCGTCAAACGCGCGGACAAGGTCGTCTACGTCCTCGCGCCGATCGTCGCGGCCATCCCGGCCTTCATGGCGATCGCGGTGATCCCCTTCGGCCCGGCCGGCAACGAGATCTCGATCTTCGGCCACCGCACCGCGATGCAGCTCACCGACCTGCCGATCGCGATGCTGTACATCCTCGCGGTCGCCTCGGTCGGCATCTACGGCATCGTCCTCGCGGGCTGGAGCTCCGGCTCCACCTATCCGCTGCTCGGCGGTCTGCGCTCCTGCGCCCAGATGATCTCCTACGAGATCGCCATGGGCGCCGCGTTCGCCTCGGTGTTCCTCTACTCGGGATCGATGTCGACCTCGACGATCGTCGAGGCGCAGCAGGACCGCTGGTACGTCGTCCTGCTCCCGGTCTCCTTCCTGATCTACATCGTGACGATGGTCGGCGAGACCAACCGCGCCCCCTTCGACATGCCGGAGTCCGAGGGCGACCTGGTCGGCGGTTTCAACACCGAGTACTCCTCGATCAAGTTCGCGATGTTCATGCTCGCCGAGTACGTGAACATGGTGACGGTCTCGGCCGTGTCGGTGACGCTCTTCCTGGGCGGCTGGCGGGCCCCGTGGCCCATCAGCACCTTCTGGGAGGGCGCGAACCACGGCTGGTGGCCGCTCCTCTGGTTCGTGATCAAGGTGCAGCTGCTGCTGTTCTTCTTCATCTGGCTGCGCGGCACGCTGCCCCGCGTCCGCTACGACCAGCTGATGAAGCTCGGCTGGAAGGTCCTCATCCCGGTCTCGCTGGTCTGGCTGATGCTCGTCGCCACCGTGCGGACGCTGCGCAACGAGAACTACGACTTCGCCGACATCGCCCTGTACATCGGCGGCGGTGTGCTCGCCCTGCTCCTGCTCTCCTTCGTCGCCGACATGTTCCGCGAGAAGGCGAAGGCGGGCGAGCGGCCCGTCGAGGAACCGGCCGGATTCGACCCGCTGGCGGGCGGGTTCCCCGTGCCGCCACTGCCCGGGCAGGAGCTGCCACCGGTGCCCAGGCGCCGCTCGCACCGGGAGCGGGAGCTGATTGTCAGTGGTGGGCCCGATACTCAGAGTGACGGATCTCTGGATGGAAAGGAGGCGTCCGATGGCTGA
- the nuoI gene encoding NADH-quinone oxidoreductase subunit NuoI has protein sequence MAEEPKETKPGFQNPVAGFGVTFKAMFKKRLTEQYPEQEKTTAPRFHGRHQLNRHPDGLEKCVGCELCAWACPADAIYVEGADNTDEERYSPGERYGRVYQINYARCILCGLCIEACPTRALTMTNEFELADSSRANLIYTKEQLLAGLEDGMVDSPHAIYPGTDEQDYYRGLVTEAAPGTEPQVALSKGEVVQEAASTFGEDEPASGKVIGR, from the coding sequence ATGGCTGAGGAGCCCAAGGAGACCAAACCCGGTTTCCAGAACCCGGTAGCCGGCTTCGGCGTGACCTTCAAGGCCATGTTCAAGAAGCGGCTGACCGAGCAGTACCCGGAGCAGGAGAAGACCACCGCTCCGCGTTTCCACGGACGGCACCAGCTCAACCGCCATCCGGACGGTCTGGAGAAGTGCGTCGGCTGCGAGCTGTGCGCCTGGGCCTGCCCCGCCGACGCCATCTATGTGGAGGGCGCCGACAACACGGACGAGGAGCGCTACTCGCCCGGCGAGCGGTACGGCCGCGTCTACCAGATCAACTACGCCCGCTGCATCCTGTGCGGCCTGTGCATCGAGGCGTGCCCCACGCGCGCGCTGACGATGACCAACGAGTTCGAGCTGGCCGACTCGAGCCGCGCCAACCTGATCTACACCAAGGAGCAGCTGCTCGCCGGTCTTGAGGACGGCATGGTCGACAGCCCGCACGCCATCTACCCGGGGACCGACGAGCAGGACTACTACCGGGGCCTGGTGACGGAGGCCGCGCCGGGCACCGAGCCCCAAGTGGCCCTGTCCAAGGGCGAGGTCGTGCAGGAGGCCGCCTCCACCTTCGGCGAGGACGAACCGGCGTCGGGGAAGGTGATCGGCCGATGA
- a CDS encoding NADH-quinone oxidoreductase subunit J, translated as MTSQLAAHSTSLAAYSTSTGEAFQFWVLGTVAVIGALCTVFMKRAVHSALCLAGTMIILAVFYLANGAYFLGVVQIVVYTGAIMMLFLFVVMLVGVTAADSLQETIKGQRWLALLCGLGFGILLVAGIGNASLTEFNGLAQANANGNVEGLASLIFTKYVFAFEITGALLITAAVGAMVLTHRERTERAKTQREMAEERVRAGTHVPPLPAPGVYARHNAVDIAGLLPDGTPSELTVSKTLRERGQIRDVSQEALNDLKALEQRAEERLERTAIEPSTFKRAEEASK; from the coding sequence ATGACCTCGCAGCTCGCCGCCCACTCCACCTCCCTCGCCGCCTACTCCACCTCCACCGGAGAGGCCTTCCAGTTCTGGGTGCTGGGCACCGTCGCCGTGATCGGCGCCCTGTGCACCGTCTTCATGAAGAGGGCCGTGCACAGCGCGCTCTGTCTCGCCGGGACCATGATCATCCTGGCGGTGTTCTACCTCGCCAACGGCGCCTACTTCCTCGGCGTCGTCCAGATCGTCGTCTACACCGGCGCGATCATGATGCTGTTCCTCTTCGTGGTGATGCTCGTCGGCGTCACGGCCGCGGACTCTCTTCAGGAGACCATCAAGGGCCAGCGCTGGCTGGCCCTTCTCTGCGGGCTCGGCTTCGGCATCCTGCTGGTCGCGGGCATCGGCAACGCCTCCCTCACGGAGTTCAACGGCCTCGCGCAGGCGAACGCGAACGGCAATGTGGAGGGCCTGGCGTCCCTCATCTTCACCAAGTACGTCTTCGCCTTCGAGATCACCGGCGCCCTGCTGATCACGGCGGCCGTCGGCGCCATGGTGCTCACCCACCGCGAGCGCACCGAACGCGCCAAGACCCAGCGCGAGATGGCCGAGGAGCGGGTGCGCGCGGGCACGCACGTACCGCCGCTGCCGGCTCCCGGCGTGTATGCCCGGCACAACGCGGTGGACATCGCGGGCCTGCTCCCCGACGGCACCCCCTCCGAGCTCACCGTCAGCAAGACGCTGCGGGAGCGCGGCCAGATCCGTGACGTGTCCCAGGAGGCGCTCAACGACCTCAAGGCGCTGGAACAGCGCGCCGAGGAGCGCCTGGAGCGGACCGCGATCGAACCGTCGACCTTCAAGCGGGCCGAGGAGGCGTCGAAGTGA
- the nuoK gene encoding NADH-quinone oxidoreductase subunit NuoK translates to MNPVNYLYLAALLFTIGATGVLVRRNAIVVFMCVELMLNACNLAFVAFSRMHGNLDGQIIAFFTMVVAAAEVVVGLAIIVSLFRSRHSASVDDASLMKL, encoded by the coding sequence GTGAACCCGGTCAACTACCTCTACCTCGCCGCCCTGTTGTTCACGATCGGCGCGACCGGCGTGCTGGTCCGGCGCAACGCGATCGTCGTGTTCATGTGCGTCGAGCTCATGCTCAACGCCTGCAACCTCGCGTTCGTCGCCTTCTCCCGGATGCACGGCAACCTCGACGGCCAGATCATCGCCTTCTTCACGATGGTCGTCGCCGCCGCGGAGGTCGTGGTCGGGCTCGCGATCATCGTGTCGCTGTTCCGTTCCCGCCACTCGGCCTCGGTCGACGACGCCAGCCTGATGAAGCTGTAA
- the nuoL gene encoding NADH-quinone oxidoreductase subunit L translates to MNAENLIGLLIAAPLLGAAVLLCGGRRLDAIGHWIGTALAGASFVIGAVLFVDLLGKDAEHRTLTQHLFSWIPVEGFQADIAFHLDQLSMTFVLLISGVGSLIHLYSIGYMEHDERRRRFFGYLNLFLAAMLLLVLADNYLLLYVGWEGVGLASYLLIGFWQHKPSAATAAKKAFLVNRVGDMGLSIAIMLMFTTFGTFAFTPVLGTHEEEGLVGGTSEATLTGIALMLLLAACGKSAQVPLQSWLGDAMEGPTPVSALIHAATMVTAGVYLIVRSGAIFNAAPDAQLVVTIVGAVTLLFGAIVGCAKDDIKKALAGSTMSQIGYMVLAAGLGPIGYVFAIMHLVTHGFFKAGLFLGAGSVMHGMNDEVDMRKYGGLRKYMPVTFVTFGLGYLAIIGFPGLSGFFSKDKIIEAAFAKGGTEGWILGGCALLGAAITAYYMTRVMLMTFFGEKRWQPDENGHEPHPHESPRSMTIPMIVLAVGSVFGGAFFSIGDRFLHWLEPITGHDHGHAPISAATVTAATVAVMVIGVATAYLQYGRRPVPVVAPRGSLLTRAARRDLLQDDFNHVVLVRGGEHLTRSLVYVDHTLVDGVVNGTAASVGGLSGRMRRLQNGFARSYAVSMFGGAAVLVAATLLMRAV, encoded by the coding sequence ATGAATGCAGAGAACCTGATCGGGCTGCTCATCGCGGCGCCCCTGCTCGGAGCCGCGGTCCTGCTGTGCGGTGGCCGGCGGCTGGACGCCATCGGCCACTGGATCGGTACGGCCCTCGCCGGCGCCTCCTTCGTGATCGGAGCCGTCCTCTTCGTCGACCTGCTCGGCAAGGACGCCGAACACCGCACGCTCACCCAGCACCTCTTCAGCTGGATCCCGGTCGAGGGCTTCCAGGCGGACATCGCCTTCCACCTCGACCAGTTGTCGATGACGTTCGTGCTGCTCATCTCCGGTGTCGGCTCGCTGATCCACCTGTACTCGATCGGGTACATGGAGCACGACGAGCGCCGCCGCCGCTTCTTCGGCTATCTGAACCTGTTCCTCGCGGCGATGCTGCTGCTCGTCCTCGCCGACAACTACCTGCTGCTGTACGTCGGCTGGGAGGGCGTCGGTCTCGCCTCGTACCTGCTGATCGGCTTCTGGCAGCACAAGCCCAGTGCCGCGACCGCCGCGAAGAAGGCCTTCCTGGTCAACCGCGTCGGCGACATGGGCCTGTCGATCGCGATCATGCTGATGTTCACCACCTTCGGGACCTTCGCCTTCACCCCGGTGCTCGGCACCCACGAGGAAGAGGGACTCGTCGGAGGCACCAGCGAGGCCACACTCACCGGTATCGCCCTGATGCTGCTGCTCGCCGCCTGCGGCAAGTCCGCCCAGGTGCCGCTGCAGTCCTGGCTCGGGGACGCGATGGAGGGCCCGACCCCGGTCTCGGCCCTCATCCACGCCGCGACCATGGTGACCGCGGGCGTCTACCTGATCGTCCGCTCCGGCGCCATCTTCAACGCGGCGCCCGACGCGCAGCTCGTCGTCACCATCGTCGGCGCGGTCACGCTCCTGTTCGGTGCGATCGTCGGTTGCGCGAAGGACGACATCAAGAAGGCGCTCGCCGGATCGACCATGTCGCAGATCGGCTACATGGTCCTCGCCGCCGGCCTCGGCCCCATCGGCTACGTCTTCGCGATCATGCACCTGGTGACGCACGGCTTCTTCAAGGCCGGGCTGTTCCTCGGCGCCGGTTCGGTCATGCACGGCATGAACGACGAGGTCGACATGCGCAAGTACGGCGGTCTCAGGAAGTACATGCCGGTCACCTTCGTGACCTTCGGCCTCGGCTACCTGGCCATCATCGGCTTCCCGGGTCTGTCCGGCTTCTTCTCCAAGGACAAGATCATCGAGGCGGCCTTCGCCAAGGGCGGCACCGAGGGCTGGATCCTCGGCGGATGCGCCCTGCTGGGCGCGGCCATCACGGCGTACTACATGACGCGCGTGATGCTGATGACGTTCTTCGGGGAGAAGCGCTGGCAGCCCGATGAGAACGGCCATGAGCCGCACCCGCACGAGTCACCCAGGTCCATGACGATCCCGATGATCGTGCTGGCCGTCGGTTCGGTCTTCGGCGGCGCGTTCTTCAGCATCGGCGACCGCTTCCTGCACTGGCTGGAACCCATCACCGGGCACGACCACGGTCACGCCCCGATCAGCGCGGCGACGGTCACGGCGGCCACGGTGGCCGTGATGGTCATCGGTGTGGCGACCGCCTACCTCCAGTACGGGCGCCGGCCGGTCCCGGTCGTCGCCCCGCGCGGGTCGCTGCTCACCCGGGCCGCCCGGCGCGACCTGCTCCAGGACGACTTCAACCACGTCGTCCTCGTCCGCGGCGGAGAGCACCTCACACGGTCGCTGGTCTACGTCGACCACACCCTGGTCGACGGAGTCGTCAACGGCACGGCGGCCTCGGTCGGCGGCCTCTCCGGACGGATGCGCAGGCTCCAGAACGGCTTCGCGCGGTCGTACGCGGTCTCGATGTTCGGCGGTGCGGCGGTCCTCGTCGCCGCGACCCTGCTGATGAGGGCGGTCTGA
- a CDS encoding NADH-quinone oxidoreductase subunit M: MSFPLLTATAVLPAVGAIVTAAVPAARRTAAKWLALLVSLATLVLAITVMVRFDPDGDRYQLTESHAWIADFGVRYELGVDGIAVALIALTALLIPFIILAGWHDADPLETGNRRWRPTQGFFALILAVEAMVIISFEATDVFLFYIFFEAMLIPMYFLIGGFGDRAHAGSEENAAAQRSYAAVKFLLYNLVGGLIMLAAVIGLYVVAGNFSLQEIAEARANGSLDMATNTERWLFLGFFFAFAVKAPLWPLHTWLPNAMGEATAPVAVLITAVVDKVGTFAMLRFCLQLFPEASKWATPAILVLAVISIIYGALLAVGQRDIKRLVAYASISHFGFIIMGIFAMTSQGQSGATLYMVNHGISTAALMLVAGFLISRRGSRLIADYGGVQKVAPVLAGTFLIGGLATLSLPGLAPFVSEFLVLVGTFARYPVIGIIATFGIVLAALYVLVLYQRTMTGPVKPEVATMPDLRVRELVVVVPLVALLIFLGVYPKPVTDIVNPAVKQTMSDVQKKDPQPEVEAAK; encoded by the coding sequence ATGTCCTTTCCTCTGCTGACAGCGACGGCGGTGCTCCCGGCCGTGGGGGCGATCGTCACGGCCGCCGTCCCGGCCGCCCGGCGCACCGCCGCCAAATGGCTGGCGCTGCTCGTCTCGCTCGCCACACTCGTCCTCGCGATCACCGTCATGGTCCGCTTCGACCCGGACGGAGACCGCTACCAGCTCACCGAATCCCACGCCTGGATCGCGGACTTCGGGGTCAGGTACGAGCTGGGCGTGGACGGCATCGCGGTCGCGCTCATCGCGCTGACGGCGCTGCTGATCCCGTTCATCATCCTGGCGGGCTGGCACGACGCCGACCCGCTGGAGACCGGAAACCGGCGCTGGCGGCCGACACAGGGCTTCTTCGCCCTGATCCTGGCCGTCGAGGCGATGGTGATCATCTCCTTCGAGGCCACCGACGTCTTCCTCTTCTACATCTTCTTCGAAGCCATGCTGATCCCGATGTACTTCCTCATCGGCGGCTTCGGGGACCGTGCCCACGCGGGCTCGGAGGAGAACGCGGCGGCCCAACGCTCCTACGCGGCCGTCAAGTTCCTCCTCTACAACCTGGTCGGCGGCCTCATCATGCTGGCCGCGGTGATCGGCCTCTACGTGGTCGCCGGGAACTTCAGCCTCCAGGAGATCGCCGAGGCGCGGGCCAACGGCTCGCTGGACATGGCGACGAACACCGAACGGTGGCTGTTCCTGGGCTTCTTCTTCGCCTTCGCGGTGAAGGCGCCCCTGTGGCCGCTGCACACCTGGCTGCCCAACGCGATGGGGGAGGCCACCGCCCCGGTAGCCGTCCTCATCACGGCGGTCGTCGACAAGGTGGGCACCTTCGCGATGCTCCGCTTCTGCCTCCAGCTCTTCCCGGAGGCCAGCAAGTGGGCGACGCCCGCGATCCTCGTCCTAGCGGTGATCAGCATCATCTACGGGGCGCTGCTCGCGGTCGGCCAGCGGGACATCAAGCGGCTGGTGGCGTACGCGTCGATCTCGCACTTCGGGTTCATCATCATGGGCATCTTCGCGATGACCAGCCAGGGCCAGTCCGGCGCGACGCTCTACATGGTCAACCACGGCATCTCGACGGCCGCGCTGATGCTGGTCGCCGGGTTCCTGATCTCGCGGCGCGGGTCGCGGCTCATCGCCGACTACGGGGGAGTGCAGAAGGTCGCCCCGGTGCTCGCCGGCACCTTCCTGATCGGTGGCCTCGCGACCCTGTCGCTGCCGGGGCTCGCGCCGTTCGTGAGTGAGTTCCTCGTCCTGGTCGGCACGTTCGCGCGCTACCCGGTGATCGGGATCATCGCCACCTTCGGCATCGTGCTGGCCGCGCTCTACGTCCTCGTCCTCTACCAGCGGACGATGACCGGCCCGGTGAAGCCCGAGGTGGCGACGATGCCGGACCTCAGGGTGCGGGAGCTCGTGGTCGTGGTCCCGCTGGTCGCCCTGCTGATCTTCCTGGGCGTCTACCCGAAGCCCGTCACGGACATCGTGAACCCGGCGGTCAAGCAGACCATGTCCGACGTACAGAAGAAGGACCCCCAGCCCGAGGTGGAGGCGGCCAAGTGA
- the nuoN gene encoding NADH-quinone oxidoreductase subunit NuoN: MSASAVHSLWTTAADPISKIDAPKIEYGQLSPTLIVIGAAIIGILVEAFVPRRSRYYVQLFVSVVALCSAFAAVVALSADGYATTKAGIAAMGAIAVDGPALFLQGTILLAGLVGLFTFAERRLDPEMHGNRVDSFAAQAASVPGSDSEKAAVKAGFTTTEVFPLLLFAIAGMLIFPAANDLLTLFVALEVFSLPLYLLCALARRKRLLSQEAAVKYFLLGAFASAFTLFGIALLYGYAGSMSYATIARVVDGTVTTVNPALADTMGNDALLLVGAAMIIMGLLFKVGAVPFHMWTPDVYQGAPTPVTGFMAAATKVAAFGALLRILYVVLPGLRWDWRPVMWGVAVVTMLGGAIVAITQTDIKRLLAYSSIAHAGFILAGVIATTPDGVSSVLFYLAAYSFVTIGAFAVVTLVRDAGGEATHLSKWAGLGRRSPLVAAVFAVFLLAFAGIPLTSGFAGKFAVFKAAAEGGAAPLVVVGVISSAIAAFFYIRVIVLMFFSEPRPEGPTVAVPSPLTMTAIGVGVAVTLVLGVAPQYFLDLANQAGVFVR, encoded by the coding sequence GTGAGCGCATCAGCCGTCCACAGCCTGTGGACAACTGCGGCCGATCCGATCTCGAAGATCGACGCGCCGAAGATCGAATACGGACAATTGTCACCCACGCTGATCGTCATCGGAGCGGCGATCATCGGGATTCTGGTCGAGGCATTCGTCCCGCGCAGGTCGCGGTACTACGTCCAGCTGTTCGTGTCCGTCGTGGCCCTGTGCTCCGCCTTCGCGGCGGTCGTGGCGCTCTCCGCCGACGGATACGCCACGACCAAGGCGGGCATCGCGGCGATGGGCGCGATCGCCGTCGACGGACCGGCGCTCTTCCTCCAGGGCACGATCCTGCTGGCGGGCCTGGTCGGCCTGTTCACCTTCGCGGAGCGGCGGCTCGACCCGGAGATGCACGGCAACCGCGTGGACTCCTTCGCCGCGCAGGCCGCCTCCGTGCCGGGCAGCGACAGCGAGAAGGCCGCGGTGAAGGCCGGGTTCACCACCACCGAGGTGTTCCCACTGCTGCTGTTCGCGATCGCCGGCATGCTGATCTTCCCGGCGGCCAACGACCTGCTGACGCTGTTCGTGGCCCTGGAGGTCTTCTCCCTGCCGCTGTACCTGCTGTGCGCGCTGGCCCGCCGCAAGCGGCTCCTGTCGCAGGAGGCCGCGGTCAAGTACTTCCTGCTCGGCGCGTTCGCCTCCGCCTTCACGCTGTTCGGCATCGCCCTGCTGTACGGCTACGCGGGCTCGATGTCGTACGCCACGATCGCGCGGGTCGTCGACGGCACGGTCACCACCGTCAACCCCGCCCTCGCGGACACCATGGGCAATGACGCGCTGCTGCTCGTCGGCGCCGCGATGATCATCATGGGTCTGCTGTTCAAGGTCGGCGCGGTGCCGTTCCACATGTGGACGCCCGACGTCTACCAGGGCGCGCCCACGCCGGTGACCGGCTTCATGGCGGCGGCGACCAAGGTGGCGGCCTTCGGCGCGCTGCTCAGGATCCTGTACGTCGTGCTGCCGGGCCTGCGCTGGGACTGGCGGCCGGTCATGTGGGGCGTCGCGGTCGTCACCATGCTCGGCGGCGCGATCGTCGCGATCACGCAGACCGACATCAAGCGGCTGCTGGCGTACTCGTCGATCGCCCACGCCGGGTTCATCCTCGCGGGTGTCATCGCGACCACGCCGGACGGGGTGTCGTCCGTCCTCTTCTATCTCGCCGCGTACTCGTTCGTGACGATCGGCGCCTTCGCGGTGGTCACGCTCGTACGCGACGCGGGCGGAGAGGCGACGCACCTGTCCAAGTGGGCGGGGCTCGGGCGTAGGTCTCCACTGGTCGCCGCGGTGTTCGCGGTGTTCCTGCTGGCCTTCGCGGGCATTCCGCTGACGTCCGGCTTCGCGGGGAAGTTCGCCGTGTTCAAGGCGGCGGCGGAGGGCGGCGCGGCGCCGCTGGTCGTGGTCGGTGTGATCTCGTCGGCGATCGCCGCGTTCTTCTACATCCGCGTCATCGTGCTGATGTTCTTCAGCGAGCCGCGGCCTGAGGGACCGACCGTGGCCGTGCCCTCGCCGCTGACGATGACGGCGATCGGGGTCGGCGTGGCGGTCACGCTGGTGCTCGGTGTGGCGCCGCAGTACTTCCTGGACCTGGCGAACCAGGCGGGAGTCTTCGTGCGCTGA
- the recQ gene encoding DNA helicase RecQ, whose protein sequence is MGGTGGIIEMPGITGTPDTNESEALATLHRVFGYDAFRGEQEAVIEHVVAGGDAVVLMPTGGGKSLCYQIPSLVRPGTGIVVSPLIALMQDQVDALRALGVRAGFMNSTQDFDERRVVEAEFLAGELDLLYLAPERLRLDGTLDLLSRGKIAVFAIDEAHCVSQWGHDFRPDYLSLSLLGERWPDVPRIALTATATHATHQEITQRLNMPTARHFVASFDRPNIQYRIVPKADPKKQLLSFLREEHAGDAGIVYCLSRRSVDTTAEFLSRNGIEAVPYHAGLDSGTRAAHQSRFLREDGLVVVATIAFGMGIDKPDVRFVAHLDLPKSVEGYYQETGRAGRDGLASTAWMAYGLNDVIQQRKMIQSSEGDEAFRRRAAAHLDSMLALCETVQCRRGQLLNYFGQDPDPTGCGNCDTCLTTPETWDGTVAAQKVLSTVVRLQRERGQKFGAVQIVDILLGKRSAKVIQFDHDQLSVFGIGEELSEGEWRGVVRQLLAQGLLAVEGEYGTLVLTEASGAVLRREREVPLRKEPKKPVTSRSASGSSGSGRGERKAKAAVAELPEQLVPAFEALRAWRAEQAREQGVPAYVIFHDATLREIVTVWPTSVEQLGGVSGVGEKKLVTYGEGVVGVLAGLGEAPGGPAPAPAAAGPAVPAQAVPRPADEADPGADYWPEMDAEPEPEDWI, encoded by the coding sequence ATGGGCGGGACGGGCGGAATCATCGAGATGCCAGGGATCACCGGGACACCGGACACGAACGAGAGCGAGGCTCTGGCCACGCTGCACCGGGTCTTCGGATACGACGCCTTCCGCGGCGAGCAGGAAGCGGTCATCGAGCATGTGGTGGCCGGCGGGGATGCCGTCGTCCTCATGCCCACCGGCGGCGGCAAGTCGCTGTGCTACCAGATCCCGTCCCTGGTCAGACCGGGCACCGGCATCGTGGTCTCGCCGCTCATCGCACTGATGCAGGACCAGGTGGACGCGCTCAGGGCCCTCGGTGTGCGCGCCGGGTTCATGAACTCCACGCAGGACTTCGACGAGCGGCGCGTGGTGGAGGCCGAGTTCCTGGCCGGCGAGCTGGACCTGCTGTACCTCGCGCCGGAGCGGCTGCGGCTCGACGGCACGCTGGACCTTCTCTCGCGCGGCAAGATCGCGGTCTTCGCCATCGACGAGGCGCACTGTGTGTCCCAGTGGGGGCATGACTTCCGCCCCGACTACCTGTCGCTGTCGCTGCTCGGCGAGCGCTGGCCCGACGTGCCGCGGATCGCGCTCACGGCCACGGCCACGCACGCCACACACCAGGAGATCACCCAGCGGCTGAACATGCCGACGGCCCGCCACTTCGTGGCGAGCTTCGACCGGCCCAACATCCAGTACCGGATCGTGCCCAAGGCCGACCCCAAGAAGCAGCTGCTGAGCTTCCTGCGCGAGGAGCACGCGGGCGACGCGGGCATCGTCTACTGCCTCTCCCGCAGGTCGGTGGACACGACGGCGGAGTTCCTCTCCCGCAACGGCATCGAGGCGGTGCCGTACCACGCCGGTCTGGACTCGGGCACCCGCGCGGCCCACCAGTCCCGCTTCCTGAGGGAGGACGGCCTGGTCGTGGTCGCGACGATCGCCTTCGGCATGGGCATCGACAAGCCGGACGTCCGCTTCGTCGCCCACCTGGACCTGCCCAAGTCGGTCGAGGGCTACTACCAGGAGACCGGCCGTGCGGGCCGGGACGGGCTGGCGTCCACGGCGTGGATGGCGTACGGCCTCAACGACGTCATACAGCAGCGCAAGATGATCCAGTCCAGCGAGGGAGACGAGGCGTTCCGGCGCCGGGCCGCGGCCCACCTGGACTCGATGCTGGCGCTGTGCGAGACCGTCCAGTGTCGGCGCGGACAGCTCCTCAACTACTTCGGCCAGGACCCGGATCCGACCGGATGCGGCAACTGCGACACCTGCCTGACAACGCCGGAGACCTGGGACGGCACGGTCGCCGCGCAGAAGGTGCTGTCGACGGTGGTGCGGTTGCAGCGGGAGCGCGGGCAGAAGTTCGGCGCCGTGCAGATCGTCGACATCCTGCTGGGGAAGCGCTCGGCCAAGGTGATCCAGTTCGACCACGACCAGCTGTCCGTGTTCGGGATCGGCGAGGAGCTCTCCGAGGGCGAATGGCGCGGTGTCGTACGGCAGTTGCTGGCGCAGGGACTGCTCGCGGTCGAGGGGGAGTACGGCACGCTGGTGCTGACCGAGGCGAGCGGGGCGGTGCTGCGGCGGGAGCGGGAGGTGCCGCTGCGCAAGGAGCCGAAGAAGCCGGTGACCTCGCGGTCGGCCTCGGGCTCGTCCGGTTCCGGGCGGGGCGAGCGCAAGGCCAAGGCCGCCGTCGCCGAGCTGCCCGAGCAGTTGGTGCCCGCCTTCGAGGCCCTGCGTGCCTGGCGTGCCGAACAGGCCCGCGAGCAGGGTGTTCCGGCCTACGTCATCTTCCACGACGCGACTCTCCGGGAGATCGTCACCGTCTGGCCCACGTCCGTCGAGCAGCTCGGCGGTGTCAGCGGGGTGGGCGAGAAGAAGCTGGTGACGTACGGGGAGGGCGTGGTCGGAGTCCTGGCAGGGCTCGGCGAGGCTCCTGGGGGGCCGGCACCCGCTCCCGCGGCGGCTGGTCCGGCTGTTCCTGCTCAGGCGGTTCCTCGTCCGGCGGACGAGGCGGACCCCGGTGCCGACTACTGGCCGGAGATGGATGCGGAGCCCGAGCCGGAGGACTGGATATAG